actattcattttacttaaaaattaaaatttaaataagtaatttttaaagtttacGTGACTGAACTTGAGTTTGAGATATTTAGTGTCGGTCATTAACCACTTTATTATTAAACCAACTCACAtctatttttctactttatataatcttaattatatataaaatatttattaatattataattatcattacactttatacaaaattgaaaatttaattattttcagaTTTAGGTTCTTTTTTCGGTTATTGATgtggattattattattattattattaaataattccatttgtttatattttaattatgtttaatatttatatttatttaacataTCGTTTTTGTTTAATACTTATATCTCTTTATTTAACATGTTGTTTATTCCGATGCTCGCCATCGCACGGGTACGCGTACTAGTTTACATATAAAAGTTAAGTTTTTGAATTTATCTTACAATAATCTatctataaaatatatcaaagcTAATGTGCGCAATATTTACAATAGAGCCATTTTCCCTTCAAATGATGGTCACAATTGTCCAATGgatttttcattaattttttaattgattaTTATAGATAGTGTTCTTACTATTTATATTGTATTGATAATTAATAtgttaatatttaaatatcaagTATTTAaacaactatttattaacatgttaatatttaaacaattattttgTATTGTATTGTATTGATAAGTAATAtgttaatatttaaatatcaagtaaagatgaataaatatttataaattcaaacttttattatataatatgtacaattttctatattatatgaataataattttataatggCAAGAAATGATTATTTAgtgttttgttgcttatttGTAATATTATATTgagataaaataatttcatatgTTATAATCttataatttattcaattataaatttattgatgtttactttttttctattgttttaaaaataaatactattcaatttaaatatattaaaggtataatatactccctccgtccacaaaaaatagtcaatttttaccattttgggatgtccataaaaaatagtcaattttcacttttgaaaacttaatttctatcacatggtggacgcatttctccactcacaatacaattaattattattattaacactactttttaagtaggaccctttctccacttacTAAATCATCttcattaaaacccgtgtttgtCTCCTTCTAGGACTATTTTTAAtgggcggagggagtattctATAACGAATGACATTTTTTAACTATAACAAATgtctaattaaattaaattatatttatgattcttttatttattttataagatgTTACCATGCTAGGCTCTCTACAATTCATAAAATTGCATTATCCTATAGGTTGTTGTTTGAGGGATATTaactttatttattaatattgagtAAACTCTTTCTTGACAtgaaactttaatttttttgtaattgttTGTAGGCAACTTAATCATATTGGTTAtgtctttttttcttcttcaaatttAAGCATTTCGAAAGTTTAAGAATTGTCCAATTGGTGTGTCCTATTTTTGATTCTAACTTATATGTTCAATCCATAAGCAATTTGTTATTAGTAGTTAGTTAAGAGCATctctaagagcactcccagcagaaatcccaaaattatgctcctatattcctccctaaagctttcctatttaattttaggatctcgattttataaatgcatacaccagatctcctattttctacataaaaacaataattatgtgtgggccctactaattataagcttaaaatatatttagggtgggtgtaaatttaagattgaatttaggtaggtgtaaaattttttatGGGCCCCAttcaatttaggggatctgctgaatgcatttttttatctcattttcaattattttagcctaaatttagagttagttatgcatttaggtgatctgctgggagtgctctaatgCATGGTGTCTTAGGGGGTGTCTTACATGGTGGTCCCCATCTAAGACACAcccatctccaatgcattggtgcTTAGAGGGTGTCTTAGAtctccatttccacaaaattcatatttctacacttttatttttaaattcccaatttcattaaaaataaaattaaacattacaataattaaaataaaattaaaaacataattaaaatacgataataaaataaaaaataacaataatttcctaatttaaacaagccctcgacgcttgagcacttcttggactaggTGGTTGTGCAAGGTCAATTGTGCCTCCGTCATATCCGTCGTGTCCTTGTTCAAGAGTTTCATATCCATCTCCTCTCGTTTCAtctcggcttgcatttttttgacctcggcgatttcccccgttttgagagcatgctccctcatgctttcggccaccttctcgaggGCGTCAGAGAACGTCAAACCTCCTCCCGAAGACCCTTCTACCTTCTTCGCCTTGCCCTTGTCTCGCTTTGccgctttttggccttggggcctcGTCGTGACACTCGGCTCTGAAGAAATGGTGGTTGCTCTaccatcggagcccttcgacttCTTTGCGGAGTGGACATCCCCGGCTTGCGACATGAATCTTTCACATTTGCGaagcactttccaagctttgatgtaggagaattgcttcttgaaattcgCCTCGAACATCGTCTGGGCTTGGTGGGTGATTTGATCGTCGCTCATACCACTCCCCCAATTCTCTTTGCAAGTGTTGTAGAAGCCCTCGAAGAATTTCGTCTCCTTTTGGACACAGGCGAAGTGGGACTTGAGATGTTCCGCCTTTCGCGGCGGCGCTCCCGACTCATTGAGCGCGTTGAACTTCTCCGCGattgctccccaatattggagcaaccTTTGGGAGGTCCCCAAAATAGGATTGTGGGTTGCCTCCGCCCACAAGATTGCCACGAGCTCTGACTCCTCGCTAGAATATGCAGCGTGGGTGCCCTTGGCTTTCGGCCTCACCGCCTCCGGCTCTTCTTCGACGTTGGCGTTCGCCGCTGGCGTGGGAAGATTTCCCGTAGCCAAGACATTGGAGGCTTGCGAAAATGGAGCAAATCCCATCATTGGAAGCCTCGAACCGCCTTGTTGCTCGAGGTATTCATCGAATTCGTGATCCTTTACAAGCAaaatgtagaagagagaattgttATTGGGATTAAAACAAATTTAAagagagaattgtagttgagaAAGTGGTGAATTTGATATTGTGGAAGaatggtatttatagaagggaaaaaaggaaaaaaaaaacacaaaacaaaaaaaacaaaaaatagccGTTTACAGCAACggttgaattaaaaaaaataaaaataaatattgcaacggctattttaaatttaaaaaatgaattttgttcttttttttttaaaatggggCGCGTCCTCCGGACGCGCCAACCATTTCCTCCCTTCGTCCTGTGTCTTAGCTAAGACACTGCCTCGCATCAGGGTGGGTCTCCAACGCTGGCAGCCTCCCAGCGACCCAGATTGACACTCCACTCGCATCGGCGAGTGGAGATGCTCTAACTATACCACTTAAGATAAGTTATTTATTTGAACAAAGTCAGCTCACTCATAGGATATTAATCAAGTTACATGAAAGTTAACAATTTCAATTAGTTGATCAGTCTTATTAtcagtaagcaacacaaaaagtTATGATTGGTATATTTCCTTCATACATCATTATTTCTTCATCCAAAACCAACAATGACTTAAATTGGAAGTGTTTTAAAGATtgttttaagtaaaaaaaagagTAGCTTAGCCACCACATACGCACCAAGGTTCAGTTATTTATCAATGTAtaagcagatgaagaataatcgaatggatatgaaaaagtataaagagaatcagctgcacttctaaataaaacttgaccatctttaatgaatactgcactgtcttctaaaagaacagaatatccatacttTCATAATTGAATAGTCgaaatcaagtttttccgaaaacccggaacatagagtacatctctcaaaaccaaaacatgtccatcaatcaataaattcacatctccaattgaaacaacaggtaagcttgcttcatttcccatggagagtgccagctcgcctccactaagctcccttgtccgcaggaacccctgcaaggtgtaacaaacatggtcagttgcacctgagtcaacaacccattgatgggaagatctcgaaactgaatatgtttcc
The genomic region above belongs to Salvia miltiorrhiza cultivar Shanhuang (shh) chromosome 5, IMPLAD_Smil_shh, whole genome shotgun sequence and contains:
- the LOC131025815 gene encoding uncharacterized protein LOC131025815 — its product is MGFAPFSQASNVLATGNLPTPAANANVEEEPEAVRPKAKGTHAAYSSEESELVAILWAEATHNPILGTSQRLLQYWGAIAEKFNALNESGAPPRKAEHLKSHFACVQKETKFFEGFYNTCKENWGSGMSDDQITHQAQTMFEANFKKQFSYIKAWKVLRKCERFMSQAGDVHSAKKSKGSDGRATTISSEPSVTTRPQGQKAAKRDKGKAKKVEGSSGGGLTFSDALEKMGTTM